GGAAGTTGTCGATGCCCATGGCGCGCAGGCGTTGGGCGATCAGGTCGACGGAGTGGCCGGCGGCGATGCTGTTGAAATCCAGCTCGATGGCGGCGTCCTTGCACAGGGCCTCACCCTCGAGGCGTAGGTGGCGGTAACCCACGCGCAGGCGCGCCCTGGCCAGCGCCTGCGGCTCCGGCACCTGCATTTCGCGGGCTTGCGGGCCGAAGCCCCAGAGGTCGAGTAGCGGTTCGACGGTAAGGTCGAAGGCACCCTGGCTCTGTTCGGCCAGGTGCTGGCCGAAAGTAACCAGCTCCAGCATGTCGGCATCGATGGGCAGGCACTGGTTGGCCGGCAACTGGTTGAAACGGCTGACGATGGAGTCGCCGCGGTAGGTGGAGTAATGCGCGTCGATGGCCTGCAGGACGCTTTCGACCGCCGCCTGCACCTGCTCCGGCGCCGGGCCGCCTGGCTGGCGCACGTACTGGATGCTGTAGCTGCTGCCCATGGTCGGGCCGCCGAAGCGCTCGAGGGTCGGGGTTGGCTTGCAGGCTGAAAGCAGCGTAAGGATGGACAACAGTAGTATCGCGCGCAAACGAGAGCTCTCAGGAGACTGCACTGGCCTCATCGCCGGCAAGCCGGCTCCCACAAAAGGCTCGGCGCCAGCGCCTCTGTGGGAGCAGGCTTGCCGGCGATGAGGCCGGTACAGGCACAGCAGTTATCAGGCAAAAAAAAACGGGAACCCGAAGGTTCCCGTTTTCTCAACGCATTACAAGCGGATCAGCGTGGAAACGCTGGCGGGTTCACACCGGCCATGTCTTCCATCACGCGCACCACCTGGCAGCTGTAACCGAATTCGTTGTCGTACCAGACGTACAGGACAACACGGTTGTCGTTGCAGATGGTCGCCTCGGCGTCGACCACACCGGCGTGGCGCGAACCGACGAAGTCGGTCGATACCACTTCCTGGGAGCTGACGTAGTCGATCTGCTTGTGCAGCTCGGAGTGCATGGCGGTCTGGCGCAGGTACTCGTTCAGCTCTTCGCGGTTGGTGGCCTTCTCGAGGTTCAGGTTGAGAATGGCCATCGACACGTTCGGCGTCGGAACACGGATCGCGTTACCGGTCAGCTTGCCCTTGAGCACTGGCAGCGCCTTGGCGGCGGCAGTGGCGGCACCAGTCTCGGTGATGACCATGTTCAGCGGCGCGGCGCGGCCACGGCGGCTGCCCTTGTGGAAGTTGTCGATCAGGTTCTGGTCGTTGGTGAACGAGTGAACGGTTTCGACGTGGCCGTTGACGATGCCGTACTGGTCGTTGATGGCCTTGAGCACCGGCACGATGGCGTTGGTGGTGCAGGACGCCGCCGAGATGATCTTGTCGTCGGCGCTGATGTCGCCGTGGTTGATGCCGTGCACGATGTTCTTCAGCGCGCCCTTGCCAGGCGCGGTGAGGATCACGCGGGCGGCGCCCGGGCAGGCCAGGTGCTGGCCGAGGCCGTCGGCGTCACGCCAGACACCGGTGTTGTCGACGATCAGTGCATCGTTGATGCCGTACTGGGTGTAGTCGACTTCGCTCGGGCTCTTGGCGTAGATCACCTGAATCAGGTTGCCGTTGGCGGTGATGGTGTTGTTGGCTTCATCGATGACGATGGTGCCGTCGAACGGACCGTGTACCGAGTCGCGGCGCAGCAGGCTGGCGCGCTTGACCAGGTCGTTCTCGGCGCCCTTGCGCACGACGATGGCGCGCAGGCGCAGGCCGTCGCCGCCACCGGTCTTCTCGATCAGGATGCGCGCCAGCAGGCGGCCGATGCGGCCGAAGCCGTACAGCACGACGTCGGTGCCCTTGCGTGCGGAAGCGTTCTGCTGACCCACGACGTCGGCCAGTTCGTCACGGACGAACTGCTCGGCGCTGCGGCCATTGCCTTCGGCCTTGAACTTGTTGGCCAGCTTGCCCAGGTCCACCGAGGCGGCGCCCAGCTTCAGCTCGCTCATGGCCTTGAGCAGGGGGAATGTCTCGTGGACGGACAGCTCGGTCTCGTCGGTCTGACGGTGACGGGCAAAGCGGTGGGCTTTGAGGATCGAGATAACCGAACGGTTGATCAGGCTGCGGCCATAGATCGAGCTCACCACGTTGTTGTTGCGGTAGAGCTGACCGATAAGCGGGATCATCGCTTCAGCCAGGGCTTCACGATCGATCCACTCACCAAGACACTGGTCGGGCTTCTGAGTCACGGTAACCTTCCACATGTAGGGGAACAAAAAAGGGGCTACATTATGACGCCCCGCGGCGTATCGGGCAATGAGCGCCTGTCGCCGGCGCCAACCCCCGTCGCCAAGCCCTTTCGAACCTGACAGCGCGCCTCGTCACCGGTACAATCGACCTCTTTGCCGCAACGCTTGGAGTCCGATCTCCCGTGTCAGTTCTGCGCCTACCGCAAATGTCGGCCACGGCCGGCAAACAAACCTGGGGCAACCTGCCCGGCGCGGCCTTGAGCCTGGCCGTCGCCGAGGCTGCCAGTACCGCCGGTCGCTTCACCTTGCTGCTGACCGCCGACAGCCAGGCGGCCGACCGCCTGGAGCAGGAACTGCGCTTCTTCGCGCCGGATCTGCCGGTGCTGCCTTTCCCCGACTGGGAAACCCTGCCCTACGATCTGTTCTCGCCGCACCAGGACATCATCTCCCAGCGTATCGCCAGCCTCTACCGGCTGCCGGAGCTGGACCACGGCATCCTGGTCGTGCCGATCACCACCGCCCTGCACCGCCTTGCGCCCACGCGCTTCCTGCTGGGTAGCAGCCTGGTGCTGGACGTGGGCCAGAAGATCGACGTCGAGCAGATGCGCGCGCGCCTGGAGGCCAGCGGCTATCGCTGCGTCGACACGGTCTACGAGCACGGCGAGTTCGCCGTGCGCGGCGCGCTGATCGACCTGTTCCCCATGGGCAGCAAGCAGCCGTACCGCATCGACCTGTTCGACGACGAGATCGAGACCCTGCGCACCTTCGACCCGGAGAGCCAGCGCTCGATCGACAAGGTCGACTCGATCCGCCTTTTGCCGGCGCGCGAGTTCCCCATGCAGAAGGACGAGGTGACGCGCTTCAAGGCGCGCTTCCGCGAACGCTTCGACGTCGACTTCCGCCGCAGCGCGATCTTCCAGGACCTTACCAGCGGCATCATCCCCGCCGGCATCGAGTACTACCTGCCGCTGTTCTTCGAAGAAACCGCCACCCTGTTCGACTACCTGCCGGCCGACACCCAGGTGTTCTCGCTGCCGGGCGTGGAACAGGCCGCCGAACACTTCTGGAACGATGTGCGCGGGCGCTATGAAGAGCGCCGCGGCGACATGACCCGGCCACTGCTGCCGCCGGCGGAACTGTTCCTGCCCGTGGAGGATTGCTTCGCCCGCCTCAAGCAATGGCCACGGGTGGTGGTCAGCGCCGAAGACCTCGACCCCGGCGCAGGCCGCGAGCGCTTCCCCGCCCGCGCCCTGCCCAACCTGGCCATCGAGGCCAAGGCCCACCAGCCGCTGGCGGAACTGGCCAACTTCCTCGACCAGTTCAGCGGCCGCGTGCTGTTCACCGCGGAGTCCGCAGGCCGGCGCGAGGTACTGCTGGAGCTGCTCGAACGCCTCAAGCTGCGCCCGCAGACCGTCGACGGCTGGGCCGACTTCATCACCGGCGGCGAGCGCCTGGCGATCACCATCGCCCCCTTGGACGACGGCCTGCTGCTGGACGACCCGGCCATTGCCCTGGTAGCGGAAAGCCCGCTGTTCGGCCAGCGCGTGATGCAGCGCAGGCGCCGCGAGAAACGCGGCGAGGCGGCCAACGACGCGGTGATCAAGAACCTCACCGAGCTGCGCGAAGGCGCGCCGGTGGTACACATCGACCATGGCGTGGGCCGCTACCTGGGCCTGGCCACCCTGGAAATCGACGGCCAGGCCGCCGAGTTCCTCACCCTCGAATACGCCGAGGGCGCCAAGCTCTACGTGCCAGTGGCCAACCTGCACCTGATCGCCCGCTACACCGGCAGCGACGACGCCCTGGCCCCGCTGCACCGGCTGGGCTCCGAAGCCTGGCAGAAAGCCAAGCGCAAGGCCGCCGAGCAGGTGCGCGACGTCGCCGCCGAGCTGCTCGACATCTACGCCCGCCGCGCCGCGCGCAAAGGCTACGCTTTCGCCGATCCCGCCGCCGACTACGCCACCTTCAGCGCCGGCTTCCCGTTCGAGGAAACCCCCGACCAGCAGACCGCCATCGAAGCCGTGCGTGCCGACATGCTCGCCGGCCAGCCCATGGACCGCCTGGTGTGCGGCGACGTCGGCTTCGGC
This sequence is a window from Pseudomonas maumuensis. Protein-coding genes within it:
- a CDS encoding FAD:protein FMN transferase; amino-acid sequence: MRPVQSPESSRLRAILLLSILTLLSACKPTPTLERFGGPTMGSSYSIQYVRQPGGPAPEQVQAAVESVLQAIDAHYSTYRGDSIVSRFNQLPANQCLPIDADMLELVTFGQHLAEQSQGAFDLTVEPLLDLWGFGPQAREMQVPEPQALARARLRVGYRHLRLEGEALCKDAAIELDFNSIAAGHSVDLIAQRLRAMGIDNFLAEATGELKAVGRKPDGSAWRVALELPRENRQIARQVIDVQDLAVSTSGDYRHYFEDNGRRYSHTFDARLGRPVAHDLAAVTVLDASALQADGYSTLLLILGPQQGWDFAIAHGIAAVLVTRVEGGFVSRSTPAFERRVKGE
- a CDS encoding glyceraldehyde-3-phosphate dehydrogenase is translated as MWKVTVTQKPDQCLGEWIDREALAEAMIPLIGQLYRNNNVVSSIYGRSLINRSVISILKAHRFARHRQTDETELSVHETFPLLKAMSELKLGAASVDLGKLANKFKAEGNGRSAEQFVRDELADVVGQQNASARKGTDVVLYGFGRIGRLLARILIEKTGGGDGLRLRAIVVRKGAENDLVKRASLLRRDSVHGPFDGTIVIDEANNTITANGNLIQVIYAKSPSEVDYTQYGINDALIVDNTGVWRDADGLGQHLACPGAARVILTAPGKGALKNIVHGINHGDISADDKIISAASCTTNAIVPVLKAINDQYGIVNGHVETVHSFTNDQNLIDNFHKGSRRGRAAPLNMVITETGAATAAAKALPVLKGKLTGNAIRVPTPNVSMAILNLNLEKATNREELNEYLRQTAMHSELHKQIDYVSSQEVVSTDFVGSRHAGVVDAEATICNDNRVVLYVWYDNEFGYSCQVVRVMEDMAGVNPPAFPR
- the mfd gene encoding transcription-repair coupling factor; translation: MSVLRLPQMSATAGKQTWGNLPGAALSLAVAEAASTAGRFTLLLTADSQAADRLEQELRFFAPDLPVLPFPDWETLPYDLFSPHQDIISQRIASLYRLPELDHGILVVPITTALHRLAPTRFLLGSSLVLDVGQKIDVEQMRARLEASGYRCVDTVYEHGEFAVRGALIDLFPMGSKQPYRIDLFDDEIETLRTFDPESQRSIDKVDSIRLLPAREFPMQKDEVTRFKARFRERFDVDFRRSAIFQDLTSGIIPAGIEYYLPLFFEETATLFDYLPADTQVFSLPGVEQAAEHFWNDVRGRYEERRGDMTRPLLPPAELFLPVEDCFARLKQWPRVVVSAEDLDPGAGRERFPARALPNLAIEAKAHQPLAELANFLDQFSGRVLFTAESAGRREVLLELLERLKLRPQTVDGWADFITGGERLAITIAPLDDGLLLDDPAIALVAESPLFGQRVMQRRRREKRGEAANDAVIKNLTELREGAPVVHIDHGVGRYLGLATLEIDGQAAEFLTLEYAEGAKLYVPVANLHLIARYTGSDDALAPLHRLGSEAWQKAKRKAAEQVRDVAAELLDIYARRAARKGYAFADPAADYATFSAGFPFEETPDQQTAIEAVRADMLAGQPMDRLVCGDVGFGKTEVAMRAAFIAVHSGRQVAVLVPTTLLAQQHYNSFRDRFADWPVKVEVMSRFKSAKEVASAAAELAEGKIDILIGTHKLLQDDVRFKDLGLAIIDEEHRFGVRQKEQLKALRSEVDILTLTATPIPRTLNMAVSGMRDLSIIATPPARRLSVRTFVMEQNKSTVKEALLRELLRGGQVYYLHNDVKSIEKCAAELAELVPEARIGIGHGQMRERELEQVMSDFYHKRFNVLIASTIIETGIDVPSANTIVIERADKFGLAQLHQLRGRVGRSHHQAYAYLLTPPRQQISADAEKRLEAIANTQDLGAGFVLATNDLEIRGAGELLGEGQSGQIQAVGFTLYMEMLERAVKAIRKGTQPNLEQPLGGGPEINLRLPALIPEDYLPDVHARLILYKRIASAADEEGLKDLQVEMIDRFGLLPEPSKNLMRLTLLKLQAEKLGIKKVDAGPNGGKLEFEAETPVDPLTLIKLIQGQPKRYKFEGATQFRFLVPMERPEERFNTLEALFERLTPQNP